The following are from one region of the Mesorhizobium sp. B4-1-4 genome:
- a CDS encoding ABC transporter ATP-binding protein, producing MSAVRAAAISSGEVLDGAAEAIHVENLHKKFGELHVLKGVSLSARDGEVIAIIGGSGSGKSTLLRCINCLENPTSGIIRVNGEEIKLKGDSHGHTVPADRKQIERIRSKLGMVFQNFNLWSHMTLIENVIEVPVHVLGVKRDEAISQAEKLLARVGLAEKRDVYPAYLSGGQQQRAAIARALAINPRVMLFDEPTSALDPELVGEVLKVIGDLAREGRTMVLVTHEMKFAREVATHVVYLYNGLVEEEGPPEQIFGAPKSERLKQFIRNIG from the coding sequence GTGAGCGCGGTGAGAGCTGCCGCAATCTCATCCGGCGAGGTGCTTGATGGCGCCGCTGAAGCTATCCATGTCGAGAACCTGCACAAGAAGTTCGGTGAACTGCATGTGCTGAAGGGCGTGTCGCTGTCGGCACGCGACGGCGAGGTGATCGCCATCATCGGCGGTTCCGGTTCCGGCAAATCGACGCTGCTGCGCTGCATCAACTGCCTGGAAAACCCGACCAGCGGCATCATTCGCGTCAATGGCGAGGAAATCAAGCTGAAGGGGGACAGCCACGGCCACACCGTTCCGGCCGACCGCAAGCAGATCGAGCGCATCCGCTCCAAGCTCGGCATGGTGTTCCAGAACTTCAATCTGTGGAGCCACATGACGCTGATCGAGAACGTCATCGAGGTTCCAGTGCATGTGCTGGGGGTCAAGCGAGACGAAGCGATCTCACAGGCCGAAAAACTGCTGGCGCGCGTCGGGCTCGCCGAAAAGCGCGACGTCTATCCGGCCTATCTGTCGGGCGGCCAGCAGCAGCGCGCCGCGATCGCCCGCGCTCTGGCCATCAATCCGCGCGTCATGCTGTTCGACGAGCCGACCTCGGCGCTCGACCCGGAACTGGTCGGCGAAGTGCTGAAGGTGATCGGCGACCTGGCGCGCGAAGGCCGCACCATGGTGCTGGTCACCCACGAGATGAAGTTCGCCCGCGAGGTCGCGACGCATGTCGTCTACCTCTACAACGGGCTGGTCGAGGAAGAAGGCCCGCCGGAGCAGATCTTCGGCGCGCCGAAATCCGAAAGGCTCAAGCAGTTCATCCGCAACATCGGCTAG
- the cmk gene encoding (d)CMP kinase, whose amino-acid sequence MTQIFTIAIDGPAGAGKGTLARRLADHYRLNLLDTGLTYRAVAHALLRVGLPLDNVSAAETAARQVDLAKLDRAVLSANAVGEAASKVAVFPTVRRILVEKQRDFARTPPGAVLDGRDIGTVVCPDADIKLYVTASAEVRAQRRLAEIESIGGTANFAEILADIQRRDERDMGRADSPLKPAADAHLLDTSEMAIEAAFLAAMAVIDDVLAKRDKA is encoded by the coding sequence ATGACACAAATCTTCACCATCGCCATCGACGGCCCAGCCGGCGCCGGCAAGGGCACCCTCGCCCGGCGGCTGGCCGACCACTACCGGCTGAACCTGCTCGACACCGGCCTCACCTATCGCGCGGTCGCCCATGCGCTGCTGCGGGTCGGGCTGCCGCTCGACAATGTCTCGGCGGCGGAAACCGCGGCGCGCCAGGTCGACCTGGCAAAGCTCGACCGCGCGGTGCTGTCGGCGAATGCGGTCGGCGAGGCGGCCTCGAAGGTCGCGGTTTTCCCGACCGTGCGGCGCATTCTGGTCGAAAAGCAGCGCGATTTCGCCAGGACGCCGCCGGGCGCGGTGCTTGACGGCCGCGACATCGGCACCGTGGTGTGCCCCGACGCCGACATCAAACTCTATGTGACGGCGAGTGCCGAGGTGCGGGCACAGCGCCGGCTGGCCGAGATCGAAAGCATCGGCGGCACCGCCAATTTCGCCGAGATCCTCGCCGACATCCAACGCCGTGACGAGCGCGACATGGGCCGCGCCGACTCGCCATTGAAGCCGGCAGCCGACGCGCACTTGCTTGATACCAGCGAAATGGCTATAGAAGCCGCGTTTCTCGCGGCCATGGCTGTTATAGACGACGTGCTGGCCAAGAGAGACAAGGCCTGA
- a CDS encoding TetR family transcriptional regulator C-terminal domain-containing protein, producing MNAPSRRKFRREGEERRRQDLIEATLNSVAEHGLEGATLRTIALRAGVTAGLIRHYFPGKEELLQEAYAALMGRMTEQAKAALVMEDASPRKRLAAFVTANLNAPIIDARVFSLWATFIGRAGSDPSLARAHREGYLGFRNEVEAVVAEVLAAEQREPDASQLRHHAIAINAIIDGLWVEGCLAGEMFSPGELATIGIKSIEAELGLAPEREENQ from the coding sequence ATGAATGCGCCGTCCCGCCGCAAGTTCCGTCGCGAGGGCGAGGAGCGACGGCGGCAGGATTTGATCGAAGCGACCCTGAATAGCGTGGCGGAACACGGCTTGGAGGGCGCCACCTTGCGCACCATCGCATTGCGCGCCGGCGTCACCGCCGGGCTGATCCGGCACTATTTCCCCGGTAAGGAAGAATTGCTGCAGGAAGCCTATGCAGCGCTGATGGGCCGCATGACCGAGCAGGCGAAAGCGGCGTTGGTCATGGAAGATGCCTCGCCGCGCAAACGCCTTGCGGCTTTCGTCACAGCCAACCTCAATGCGCCAATCATCGATGCGCGGGTGTTTTCGCTCTGGGCAACCTTCATCGGCCGCGCCGGCTCGGACCCGAGCCTGGCTCGCGCCCACCGCGAAGGTTACCTTGGCTTTCGCAACGAGGTGGAAGCCGTCGTGGCCGAGGTGCTCGCCGCCGAACAGCGCGAGCCGGACGCAAGCCAACTGCGCCATCACGCCATTGCGATTAACGCGATCATCGACGGGCTCTGGGTGGAAGGCTGCCTGGCTGGCGAAATGTTCTCGCCTGGCGAATTGGCGACGATCGGCATCAAATCTATCGAGGCCGAGCTCGGCCTCGCGCCGGAAAGGGAAGAAAACCAATGA
- a CDS encoding Crp/Fnr family transcriptional regulator translates to MSQSQIRNHVLRTLAAEDFAAILPSIRQVELGIKSPLETAYQPIQHVYFPETGIASVVATMFGGRQGEVGIVGHDGMTGVTVVLGQDRSPNDTYIQVAGNGWCLPVESLRALLASSRSFRESLLRYANAFLVQATRTAVVNGHSKIEERLARWLLMVHDRCEGNKIYLTHEFLATMLGARRPGVTTALQMLEYRGLVHAKRGEITIVDRVGLIKLTHGAYGEEEQRQFAGRLPDLSAIGHTLADS, encoded by the coding sequence ATGTCCCAGTCCCAGATTCGCAATCATGTTTTGAGAACCCTCGCGGCTGAGGATTTCGCAGCGATCCTGCCGTCGATACGTCAGGTCGAACTGGGCATCAAAAGCCCGCTGGAAACCGCTTATCAGCCGATCCAGCATGTGTATTTCCCCGAGACAGGTATCGCGTCGGTCGTAGCCACCATGTTCGGAGGGCGCCAGGGCGAGGTTGGCATTGTCGGCCACGATGGCATGACCGGGGTTACGGTCGTTCTCGGCCAGGACCGGTCTCCCAATGACACCTATATCCAGGTCGCCGGCAATGGCTGGTGCCTGCCGGTTGAAAGTCTTCGCGCGCTTCTTGCGAGCAGCCGGAGCTTTCGCGAGTCCCTGCTTCGCTATGCCAACGCATTCCTTGTCCAGGCAACCCGAACAGCGGTGGTCAACGGCCACTCGAAGATAGAGGAGCGATTGGCCCGCTGGTTGCTCATGGTTCATGACCGCTGTGAAGGAAACAAGATCTACCTGACGCACGAGTTTCTGGCGACCATGCTCGGCGCGCGGAGGCCGGGCGTTACCACGGCCCTGCAAATGCTTGAATATCGGGGACTGGTTCACGCCAAGCGCGGCGAGATTACGATTGTCGACCGCGTCGGCCTGATAAAACTCACACACGGAGCCTATGGCGAGGAGGAACAGCGCCAGTTCGCCGGTCGCCTGCCTGATTTGTCCGCAATCGGACATACACTTGCAGATAGCTGA
- a CDS encoding capsular polysaccharide synthesis protein: MTLARKKKRRARRVAVDHSHWSSASTPTGGLGPIWQYWAQGADHAPPLVRACLRSVARHKGSRDLVVLDDKTVEAHIDLPRHVWDKRRRGLMNSQHFSNFIRLSLLSRHGGTWLDATILLRQPVPLEIEREDFYILRETNRYPRLVETWFIHARKGHPLVETVLHGLADYWRKYDALHDYFMFPYHFEASLLLHRPLRRDFLRMPQIGADRPHELQWRLFEPFEEASHRRLFDGFWLHKLTHHEQRPAIGEHLLWDAIVSGWPAS, from the coding sequence ATGACGCTCGCGCGAAAGAAGAAGCGGCGCGCCCGGCGTGTGGCGGTCGACCATTCGCATTGGTCCTCCGCCAGCACGCCGACGGGCGGCCTCGGTCCGATCTGGCAATACTGGGCGCAAGGCGCCGACCATGCCCCGCCCCTGGTCAGGGCATGCCTGCGCTCGGTCGCGCGCCATAAGGGTTCGCGCGACCTTGTCGTGCTCGACGACAAGACCGTGGAGGCCCATATCGATTTGCCCCGCCATGTCTGGGACAAGCGGCGGCGCGGGCTGATGAACAGCCAGCATTTCTCCAATTTCATTCGCCTGAGCCTGCTCTCCCGGCACGGAGGAACATGGCTCGATGCCACCATCCTGCTCCGGCAGCCGGTGCCGCTCGAAATCGAGCGCGAGGATTTCTACATTCTGCGCGAGACCAATCGCTATCCGCGGCTTGTGGAAACCTGGTTCATTCATGCCCGCAAGGGGCACCCGCTGGTCGAGACGGTGCTGCACGGCCTCGCCGACTACTGGCGGAAGTACGACGCCCTGCACGACTACTTCATGTTCCCGTACCACTTCGAGGCCTCGCTCCTGCTGCACCGCCCGTTGCGGCGCGACTTCCTGCGCATGCCGCAAATCGGCGCGGACCGGCCGCACGAATTGCAATGGCGGCTCTTCGAGCCGTTCGAGGAGGCCAGCCATCGCAGGCTTTTCGATGGTTTCTGGCTGCACAAGCTCACGCATCACGAGCAGCGCCCAGCCATCGGTGAGCATCTGCTGTGGGACGCGATCGTTTCGGGCTGGCCGGCGTCCTGA
- a CDS encoding TIGR02300 family protein has translation MAKTELGTKRIDPETGRKFYDLNKDPIVSPYTGKTYPRSYFEEGKVAALEEEEEVAEKEVDAEDEEGVEVVSLEEADDDAKGDDLPDLGDDEDVDLGDDEDDTFLADEEEEDDDVADMIGVGDDDDEV, from the coding sequence GTGGCAAAAACCGAACTTGGCACAAAACGTATCGACCCTGAAACGGGCCGAAAATTCTACGACCTGAACAAGGACCCGATCGTCTCGCCCTATACAGGCAAGACCTATCCGCGTTCCTATTTCGAGGAAGGCAAGGTCGCCGCCCTCGAGGAGGAAGAGGAAGTGGCCGAGAAGGAAGTGGACGCCGAGGACGAGGAAGGCGTCGAAGTCGTCTCTCTCGAAGAGGCCGACGATGACGCCAAGGGCGACGATCTGCCGGATCTGGGCGATGACGAGGATGTTGACCTTGGCGACGACGAGGATGACACATTCCTTGCCGACGAAGAGGAAGAGGACGACGACGTTGCCGACATGATCGGCGTCGGCGACGATGACGACGAAGTCTGA
- the aroA gene encoding 3-phosphoshikimate 1-carboxyvinyltransferase has translation MSHAVAAKPATARKSSALSGTARVPGDKSISHRSFMFGGLASGETRITGLLEGEDVMRTGAAMRAMGAHIEKRGTEWVIRGTGNGALLQPEGPLDFGNAGTGSRLTMGLVGTYDMETTFIGDASLSGRPMGRVLEPLRQMGVQVLKATPGDRMPITLHGPKHAAPITYRVPMASAQVKSAVLLAGLNTPGITTVIEPVMTRDHTEKMLKGFGANLSVETDERGVRHIFIEGQGKLTGQTIAVPGDPSSAGFPLVAALIVPGSDIVIENVLMNPTRTGLLLTLQEMGGKIDILNPRNAGGEDVADLRVRYSELKGITVPPERAPSMIDEYPVLAVAASFAEGETLMQGLEELRVKESDRLSAVANGLKLNGVECTEGEASLAVRGRPGGRGLGGHPNGRDTTVQTHLDHRIAMSFLVMGLATDKPVTIDDANMIATSFPEFMGLMKGLGAEIG, from the coding sequence ATGTCTCACGCCGTCGCTGCCAAGCCGGCCACCGCCCGCAAATCATCCGCCCTTTCCGGCACCGCACGCGTGCCGGGCGACAAGTCGATCTCGCATCGCTCCTTCATGTTCGGAGGCCTCGCCTCCGGCGAAACCCGCATCACCGGCCTGCTGGAAGGCGAGGACGTGATGCGCACCGGCGCGGCCATGAGGGCGATGGGCGCGCATATAGAAAAGCGCGGCACCGAATGGGTGATCCGGGGCACTGGCAACGGCGCGCTGCTGCAGCCGGAAGGGCCGCTCGATTTCGGCAATGCCGGCACCGGCTCGCGACTGACCATGGGCCTCGTCGGCACTTACGACATGGAAACGACCTTCATCGGCGACGCCTCGCTGTCGGGCCGGCCGATGGGCCGCGTGCTCGAGCCGTTGCGCCAGATGGGCGTGCAGGTGCTGAAGGCGACACCGGGCGACCGCATGCCGATCACGCTGCACGGGCCGAAACATGCAGCCCCCATCACCTACCGCGTGCCGATGGCCTCGGCGCAGGTGAAGTCGGCGGTGCTGCTCGCCGGCCTCAACACGCCGGGTATCACCACCGTCATCGAACCGGTGATGACGCGCGACCATACTGAAAAGATGCTGAAGGGATTTGGCGCCAACCTGTCGGTCGAGACCGACGAACGCGGCGTGCGCCACATCTTCATCGAAGGCCAGGGCAAGCTGACCGGCCAGACGATCGCCGTGCCGGGCGACCCGTCCTCGGCCGGCTTTCCGCTGGTGGCGGCGCTCATCGTACCGGGTTCCGATATCGTGATCGAAAACGTGCTGATGAACCCGACCCGCACCGGGCTGCTTCTGACGCTGCAGGAGATGGGGGGCAAAATCGACATTTTGAACCCGCGCAATGCCGGCGGCGAGGATGTCGCGGATCTGCGCGTGCGTTACTCGGAGTTGAAGGGCATTACCGTGCCGCCCGAGCGGGCGCCGTCGATGATCGACGAGTATCCGGTGCTTGCGGTTGCCGCGAGCTTCGCCGAGGGCGAGACGCTGATGCAGGGGCTGGAAGAATTAAGGGTAAAGGAATCCGACCGGCTGTCGGCCGTCGCCAACGGTCTGAAACTCAACGGCGTCGAATGCACCGAGGGCGAAGCTTCGCTCGCCGTGCGCGGCAGACCGGGCGGCAGGGGGTTGGGTGGCCATCCCAACGGCAGGGATACGACCGTGCAGACCCATCTCGATCACCGCATCGCCATGAGCTTTCTGGTGATGGGACTGGCGACGGACAAGCCTGTCACCATCGACGATGCCAATATGATTGCAACGAGCTTTCCGGAGTTCATGGGGCTGATGAAGGGGCTAGGCGCGGAGATCGGGTGA
- a CDS encoding SDR family NAD(P)-dependent oxidoreductase — protein sequence MTETLEGRHIVVTGGTGALGGAVVGRLLEQGAICHVPNAHAAAPSHFPFTTHHNVKLAHNVDLSDSAKVEAFYSQVPALWASVHLAGGFAMAPVEKIESASFAEMMDTNARTTFLCSRAAVRSMLASGMAGRIVNVAARAALEPRRGAGMVAYTASKAAVAAMTVAMAEELKHKGILVNAVAPSTLDTPANRADMPDADFTKWVSLEAAAEAIAYLASPANQAMSGTLVPLYGRA from the coding sequence ATGACGGAAACACTTGAAGGCAGGCATATCGTTGTAACCGGTGGAACCGGCGCGCTTGGTGGCGCGGTGGTTGGCAGGCTGCTGGAGCAGGGCGCGATCTGCCACGTGCCGAACGCGCATGCCGCGGCGCCTTCGCACTTCCCCTTCACCACGCATCATAACGTCAAGCTGGCGCACAATGTCGACCTCTCGGATTCCGCCAAGGTCGAGGCGTTCTACAGCCAGGTGCCGGCCCTGTGGGCATCTGTCCATCTGGCGGGCGGCTTCGCGATGGCGCCGGTGGAAAAGATCGAATCCGCCTCCTTCGCCGAGATGATGGACACCAATGCTCGCACCACCTTCCTGTGCAGCCGGGCGGCGGTGCGTTCGATGCTGGCGTCAGGCATGGCCGGCCGCATTGTCAATGTCGCCGCGCGGGCGGCATTGGAGCCTCGCCGGGGCGCGGGCATGGTCGCCTACACCGCCAGCAAGGCGGCGGTTGCCGCGATGACCGTGGCGATGGCCGAGGAATTGAAGCACAAGGGCATACTGGTCAATGCCGTGGCGCCCTCGACGCTCGACACACCGGCAAACCGTGCCGACATGCCGGATGCCGATTTCACCAAATGGGTCAGCCTCGAAGCGGCCGCTGAAGCTATCGCCTACCTCGCCTCTCCGGCCAACCAGGCGATGAGCGGAACGTTGGTGCCGCTCTACGGCCGGGCGTAG
- a CDS encoding 5-guanidino-2-oxopentanoate decarboxylase, with amino-acid sequence MTTLGEALITLLEAHGVDTVFGIPGVHTVELYRGLARSKIRHVTPRHEQGAGFMADGYARASGRPGVAFVITGPGLTNTLTAMGQARADSVPMLVISGVNAMPTLGKGLGFLHELPDQRGMMEKVALLSQRVTEASELPGALAQAFAMFSSSRPGPVHIEIPTDVMVKPADDIAALLSNAAPPAPDGEAIASAAKLIAAARRPLILAGGGAKRAEAALQRLAERLGAPVVETTNARGLLHRHPLCVPASPSLKAVRALMAEADLVIAAGTEFGPTDYDGYGDGGFVLPSNLIRIDIGADQLARRPVTVAIQADCAEAIEALLTAIGAAHTAAPDGEGRAAEARKAAFAELSPAYVAQVHAVEMIRDALPGAIVVGDSTQPIYAANLYYDHDRPGGWFNAATGFGALGYGPPAAIGAALAMPDAPIICLTGDGGFQFTLPELGAALDAQAPVIFVVWNNRGYREIETSMLDVGVEPVGVSPAPPDFCKLAEAYGIGAERLGNIDALPQALKHARATGLPRVIEISVD; translated from the coding sequence ATGACCACACTCGGCGAAGCCCTCATCACGCTGCTTGAAGCCCATGGCGTCGACACGGTCTTCGGCATTCCAGGCGTCCACACGGTCGAGCTCTACCGTGGGCTGGCGCGCTCGAAAATCCGCCATGTCACGCCGCGCCACGAACAGGGCGCCGGCTTCATGGCCGACGGCTATGCCCGCGCCAGCGGCAGGCCGGGTGTCGCCTTCGTCATCACCGGCCCGGGCTTGACCAACACCCTTACCGCCATGGGCCAGGCGCGCGCCGATTCGGTGCCGATGCTGGTCATCTCGGGTGTCAATGCCATGCCGACGCTGGGCAAGGGGCTTGGCTTCCTGCACGAACTGCCAGATCAGCGCGGCATGATGGAGAAGGTGGCGCTTTTGTCGCAGCGCGTCACCGAGGCCAGCGAATTGCCGGGCGCGTTGGCCCAGGCCTTCGCCATGTTTTCATCGTCGCGACCAGGTCCGGTGCATATCGAGATTCCGACCGATGTCATGGTCAAGCCGGCGGACGACATCGCGGCACTGCTGAGCAATGCGGCGCCGCCTGCTCCGGACGGCGAGGCAATTGCCAGCGCGGCCAAACTCATCGCCGCCGCGCGCCGCCCGCTGATCCTGGCCGGCGGCGGCGCCAAGCGGGCCGAGGCGGCGCTGCAACGCCTGGCCGAAAGACTGGGCGCGCCGGTGGTGGAGACCACGAATGCGCGTGGCCTGCTGCACCGCCATCCGCTCTGCGTGCCGGCAAGTCCCAGCCTGAAGGCGGTTCGTGCACTGATGGCCGAGGCTGATCTGGTGATTGCCGCCGGCACGGAGTTCGGCCCGACCGATTATGACGGCTATGGCGATGGCGGCTTTGTGCTGCCTTCCAATCTGATCCGCATCGACATCGGCGCCGACCAGCTTGCGCGCCGTCCAGTGACGGTCGCCATCCAGGCCGATTGTGCCGAGGCGATCGAGGCCCTGCTCACCGCGATCGGCGCCGCTCATACTGCCGCGCCGGACGGCGAGGGGCGCGCAGCCGAGGCACGGAAGGCGGCTTTTGCCGAGCTGAGCCCCGCCTATGTGGCGCAGGTGCATGCCGTGGAAATGATCCGTGACGCCTTGCCGGGCGCGATCGTCGTCGGCGACTCGACGCAGCCGATCTATGCCGCCAACCTCTACTACGATCACGATCGCCCGGGCGGCTGGTTCAACGCCGCCACCGGCTTCGGCGCGCTTGGTTATGGCCCACCGGCCGCGATCGGCGCAGCCCTTGCCATGCCCGATGCACCAATTATCTGCCTGACTGGCGACGGCGGGTTCCAGTTCACGCTGCCGGAACTTGGTGCGGCGCTCGACGCCCAGGCGCCGGTCATCTTCGTGGTCTGGAACAACAGAGGTTATCGCGAGATCGAGACCTCGATGCTCGATGTCGGCGTGGAACCCGTCGGCGTGTCGCCGGCGCCGCCGGATTTCTGCAAGCTGGCCGAGGCCTATGGCATCGGTGCCGAACGGCTGGGAAATATCGACGCCTTGCCGCAGGCGCTGAAGCACGCCCGGGCAACGGGACTGCCGCGCGTCATCGAAATCTCGGTCGACTGA
- a CDS encoding dimethylarginine dimethylaminohydrolase family protein, translated as MNAFGSQSMAAPLRRVLMRSAANAMRNADGAAWHYGPGFNPAKAALQHAVLAELVAASGAEIEWIEDKADGLSDSVFTHDPSLMTDRGALILSMGKPLRASEPSLHEETYGRLGIPILGRVEAPGQVEGGDCVWVDARTLAIGRGARSNQEGIQQVSNLLTPLGISVYGFDLPLWQGEEACLHLMSVISPLADDLALVYSPLLPAAFYQMLKARGIRLVEGDAGEFAASNGLSLNVLPTSPHKVIAVAGFPKTKAAMEAAGCTVEIFEADALCIACEGGPTCLTRPILRQ; from the coding sequence ATGAACGCTTTCGGATCACAGTCCATGGCGGCGCCGCTGCGACGCGTTCTGATGCGGTCGGCAGCCAACGCCATGCGCAACGCCGACGGGGCTGCCTGGCACTATGGCCCGGGATTCAATCCGGCGAAAGCGGCATTGCAGCACGCCGTCCTTGCTGAACTGGTGGCGGCTTCCGGCGCTGAAATCGAATGGATCGAGGACAAGGCCGATGGCCTTTCGGATTCGGTGTTCACGCACGACCCATCGCTGATGACCGACCGCGGCGCGCTTATTCTGTCCATGGGCAAGCCCTTGCGCGCCAGCGAGCCCTCGCTGCATGAGGAAACCTACGGAAGACTGGGCATTCCGATCCTCGGCCGCGTCGAGGCTCCCGGCCAGGTCGAAGGCGGTGATTGTGTATGGGTGGATGCCCGCACGCTGGCGATCGGGCGCGGTGCTCGCTCCAACCAGGAAGGCATCCAGCAGGTTTCCAACCTGCTGACGCCGCTGGGCATTTCAGTCTACGGCTTTGACCTGCCGCTGTGGCAAGGGGAAGAGGCGTGCCTGCATCTGATGTCGGTGATCAGCCCGCTGGCCGACGATCTCGCACTGGTCTATTCACCGCTTTTGCCGGCCGCCTTCTATCAAATGCTGAAGGCGCGCGGCATCCGGCTGGTCGAGGGTGATGCCGGAGAGTTTGCCGCCTCCAACGGCCTCAGCCTGAACGTGCTGCCGACCAGCCCGCACAAGGTCATTGCCGTTGCAGGCTTTCCCAAGACCAAAGCCGCCATGGAGGCAGCCGGCTGCACCGTAGAAATCTTCGAGGCGGATGCACTCTGCATCGCCTGCGAAGGCGGGCCGACATGCCTGACGCGGCCGATACTGCGCCAATGA
- the rpsA gene encoding 30S ribosomal protein S1, with amino-acid sequence MSAANPTRDDFASLLEESFTTGHSGEGQVVKGTITAIEKDMAIIDVGLKVEGRVPLKEFGVKGKDTTLKVGDTVEVYVERIENALGEAMLSREKARREESWVRLEEKFTKGERVEGVIFNQVKGGFTVDLDGAVAFLPRSQVDIRPIRDVSPLMHNPQPFEILKMDRRRGNIVVSRRTVLEESRAEQRSEIVQNLEEGQVVEGVVKNITDYGAFVDLGGIDGLLHVTDMAWRRVNHPTEILNIGQTVKVQIIRINQETHRISLGMKQLESDPWSEIGTKFPIGKKIKGTVTNITDYGAFVELEPGIEGLIHVSEMSWTKKNVHPGKILSTTQEVDVVVLEVDPAKRRISLGLKQTLENPWEAFARNHPVGSQVEGEVKNKTEFGLFIGLEGDVDGMVHLSDLDWTRPGEQVIEEYNRGDMVKAQVLDVDIDKERISLGIKQLARDTVGEAATSGELRKNAVVTCEVIGVKDGGLEVRLVDSGIETFIKRSDLSRDRDEQRPERFTVGQKVDARVIAFDKKTRKLQVSIKALEIAEEKEAVAQYGSTDSGASLGDILGAALKKQGN; translated from the coding sequence ATGTCAGCTGCAAACCCCACTCGCGACGATTTCGCGAGCCTGCTCGAAGAATCATTCACCACCGGCCACTCCGGCGAAGGTCAGGTCGTCAAGGGCACGATCACCGCGATCGAAAAGGACATGGCCATCATCGACGTTGGCCTCAAGGTCGAAGGCCGCGTGCCGCTGAAGGAATTCGGCGTCAAGGGCAAGGACACCACCCTCAAGGTCGGTGACACTGTCGAAGTCTATGTCGAGCGCATCGAGAACGCGCTTGGCGAAGCGATGCTGTCGCGTGAGAAGGCCCGCCGCGAAGAGAGCTGGGTCCGTCTCGAAGAGAAGTTCACCAAGGGCGAGCGCGTCGAAGGCGTCATCTTCAACCAGGTCAAGGGCGGCTTCACCGTCGACCTCGACGGCGCCGTGGCCTTCCTGCCGCGCAGCCAGGTCGATATCCGCCCGATCCGCGACGTCTCCCCGCTGATGCACAACCCGCAGCCCTTCGAGATCCTGAAGATGGATCGCCGTCGCGGCAACATCGTGGTGTCGCGCCGTACCGTGCTCGAGGAAAGCCGCGCCGAACAGCGTTCGGAAATCGTGCAGAACCTCGAAGAAGGCCAGGTTGTCGAAGGCGTCGTCAAGAACATCACCGATTACGGTGCGTTCGTCGACCTCGGCGGCATCGACGGCCTGTTGCATGTCACCGACATGGCATGGCGCCGCGTCAACCATCCGACCGAAATCCTCAACATCGGTCAGACGGTCAAGGTGCAGATCATCCGCATCAACCAGGAAACCCACCGCATCTCGCTCGGCATGAAGCAGCTCGAGAGCGATCCGTGGTCCGAGATCGGCACCAAGTTCCCGATCGGCAAGAAGATCAAGGGCACCGTCACCAACATCACCGACTACGGCGCGTTCGTCGAGCTGGAGCCGGGCATCGAGGGCCTTATCCACGTTTCGGAAATGTCGTGGACCAAGAAGAACGTGCATCCCGGCAAGATCCTGTCGACGACCCAGGAAGTCGACGTGGTGGTGCTCGAGGTCGATCCGGCCAAGCGCCGCATCTCGCTCGGCCTCAAGCAGACGCTCGAGAACCCGTGGGAAGCCTTCGCACGCAACCATCCGGTTGGCAGCCAGGTCGAGGGCGAGGTCAAGAACAAGACCGAGTTCGGGCTGTTCATCGGCCTGGAAGGTGACGTGGACGGCATGGTGCATCTCTCCGATCTCGACTGGACCCGTCCGGGCGAGCAGGTCATCGAAGAGTACAATCGCGGCGACATGGTCAAGGCGCAGGTGCTCGACGTCGATATCGACAAGGAGCGCATCTCGCTCGGCATCAAGCAGCTGGCCCGCGACACGGTCGGCGAAGCGGCGACTTCGGGCGAACTGCGCAAGAACGCCGTCGTCACCTGCGAAGTCATCGGCGTCAAGGATGGCGGCCTGGAAGTGCGGCTGGTCGACAGCGGCATCGAGACCTTCATCAAGCGCTCGGATCTCAGCCGCGACCGCGACGAGCAGCGCCCCGAGCGCTTCACCGTCGGCCAGAAGGTCGATGCCCGCGTCATCGCCTTCGACAAGAAGACCCGCAAGCTGCAGGTCTCGATCAAGGCGCTGGAAATCGCCGAGGAGAAGGAAGCGGTCGCCCAGTACGGCTCGACCGACTCCGGCGCTTCGCTGGGTGATATCCTGGGTGCCGCGCTGAAGAAGCAGGGCAACTAA